Proteins co-encoded in one Medicago truncatula cultivar Jemalong A17 chromosome 8, MtrunA17r5.0-ANR, whole genome shotgun sequence genomic window:
- the LOC11422582 gene encoding F-box/FBD/LRR-repeat protein At5g56420: MAESNSKEEDRISKLPDDVLNNILSCLPTKTAVATGRLSRHWRHLWKHLSVLNFCDNSYDFQGHSKRFRSFALLVNGVLGTFLHTPHTIQKFSLNCAHSFLNDKFRACSVDTWVRTAIGLHPEKLDLNLVSCCSDIQLFKLPLSLFTSTNLVSLSLRGTINLHMQSSTQVTLPSLRNLTIDVYYAEVASVNLLLFGCQNIEILYLKFTTQSLDKLCIPPSLKRLTISIKKLGRTSTKYKQWLLAEPHDLHFQEFRNLVRLELILPWFRFNYLLNLLQECPMLQVLMIQKNKKSSPISGWHPKQIVPDCLVSHLTVIEFKGFRGSPDEVSFVEHVLQKGLVLKTLIISDISLNQSKKYGVLKRLSNVPRASETCQLTFD; the protein is encoded by the exons aTGGCAGAGTCCAACTCCAAAGAAGAAGATAGGATCAGTAAGTTACCTGACGATGTGCTCAACAACATCTTGTCATGCCTCCCTACCAAAACCGCAGTTGCCACCGGCCGTCTGTCTCGCCATTGGCGCCATCTCTGGAAGCATCTTTCGGTTCTGAACTTCTGCGACAACTCCTACGATTTCCAAGGACATTCCAAACGATTTAGAAGCTTTGCTCTCTTAGTTAACGGTGTGCTCGGGACTTTTCTCCATACTCCCCACACCATTCAGAAGTTTAGTCTCAACTGCGCTCATTCCTTTTTGAACGACAAGTTCCGTGCCTGTTCAGTTGACACGTGGGTTCGTACCGCCATTGGTCTCCATCCAGAGAAACTTGACCTGAATCTCGTTTCCTGTTGCAGCGATATCCAATTATTCAAGCTCCCTCTATCGCTCTTCACTTCCACTAACCTCGTTTCACTCAG TCTCAGAGGTACAATTAATCTACACATGCAAAGCTCTACTCAGGTTACTTTACCATCTCTGAGGAACCTGACAATCGATGTTTATTATGCTGAAGTGGCTTCCGTGAATTTACTTCTATTTGGCTGCCAAAACATTGAAATTTTGTATCTTAAATTTACCACCCAAAGCTTGGACAAACTCTGCATCCCACCTTCCTTGAAAAGGTTGACAATCTCCATTAAGAAGTTGGGTCGTACTTCAACAaag TACAAACAGTGGCTGCTTGCTGAACCCCATGATCTACATTTTCAAGAATTTCGCAATTTGGTTCGCCTAGAGCTCATTCTTCCCTGGTTTAGATTCAATTATCTGCTCAACTTGCTTCAAGAATGTCCTATGCTTCAAGTTCTCATGATTCAAAAGAACAAG AAATCTTCACCAATTTCAGGATGGCATCCAAAGCAGATTGTTCCTGATTGTCTCGTATCCCACCTAACCGTTATAGAATTTAAAGGATTTAGAGGATCTCCGGATGAGGTTTCATTTGTTGAGCATGTTTTGCAAAAAGGACTTGTTTTAAAGACATTGATTATCTCTGATATTTCCTTGAACCAAAGTAAGAAGTACGGCGTTCTCAAAAGATTATCAAATGTGCCAAGGGCATCTGAAACATGCCAACTTACATTCGACTGA
- the LOC11406104 gene encoding uncharacterized protein, translating to MRFGRGVLGNVLRPLISLSSSRTVATSQISSTLPFHASLQPSFGSKTPQFLLPFLSHFHSLTDTRFPKRRPSDKPRRKRASLRPSGPYAWVEHTTGETILPNKPNEGSIKRRNEKKRMRQRRAFILAEKKKRKAQMQEAKRKKNVKKVERKMAAVAREREWAERLVELQRLEEEKKKSMA from the exons ATGAGATTCGGAAGAGGAGTCCTCGGGAATGTTTTACGCCCTCTGATCTCACTCTCGTCGTCAAGGACGGTAGCAACTTCACAAATCTCTTCCACATTGCCGTTTCATGCTTCTTTGCAACCATCTTTCGGCAGCAAAACACCCCAATTCCTTCTTCCCTTTTTGAGCCACTTTCACAGTTTGACAGACACTCGTTTTCCCAAGAGACGACCTTCTGATAAACCCCGTCGAAAGCGGGCTAGCTTGAGACCCTCTG GGCCTTATGCTTGGGTTGAACACACAACTGGCGAGACTATACTTCCCAATAAGCCTAATGAAGGGAGCATCAAGAGGAGGAATGAGAAGAAACGCATGAGGCAGCGCCGTGCCTTTATACTG GcggaaaagaagaaaaggaaagctCAGATGCAAGAGGCTAAGCGGAAGAAGAACGTTAAGAAGGTAGAGCGAAAAATGGCTGCAGTTGCAAGGGAAAGAGAGTGGGCAGAAAGACTGGTTGAATTGCAGCGCCTTgaggaagagaagaaaaagtCTATGGCTTAA